The nucleotide window CCCTACGACTGCGTGATGCACTGCTTCTCGTCGTCGGCCGAACTCGCCCGCGCGGCGCTCGATTGCGGCTTCTACCTGTCGATGTCGGGCATCGCGGCCTTCCCCAAGTCCAAGGACCTGCGCGAGATCTTCGCGGCCGCCCCGCTCGATCGTATCCTCGTCGAGACCGATAGCCCCTACCTCGCGCCGCCGCCCTATCGCGGCAAGCGCAACGAGCCGGGTTACACCGTGCACACCGCCAAGGTCGGCGCCGAGGCTTTCGGGCTGTCCTACGAGGACTTCGCCAAGGCCACCGAACAGAACTTCGAACGGCTCTTTTCCAAGGCCGCCGCATGGACGCCCGCCGCATGACCGAGCTGCGCTTCACCATCCTCGGCTGCGGCTCCTCGGGCGGCGTGCCCCGGCTCGGCGGGCTCTGGGGCGACTGCGACCCGGAGAACCCGAAGAACAGCCGCCGCCGCTGCTCGCTGCTGGTCGAGCGCGAGGGCCACGACGGCACCACGCGGGTGCTGATCGACACCACGCCCGACATGCGCGCGCAGCTGCTCGACGCGGGCATCGGCCATCTCGACGCGGTGGTCTGGACGCATTCCCACGCCGATCACACGCACGGGCTCGACGACCTGCGCCAGATCGTCTTCAACCGGCGCGAGCGGCTGCCGGTCTGGGCGGACGGCGATACGCAGAACTCGCTGCTGTCGCGCTTCGCCTATGCCTTCGTGCAGCCCGAGGGCAGCCCCTACCCGCCGATCCTCGACATGCACACCATCGGCACCGCCCCTTTCACCATCGAGGGCGCCGGCGGTCCGATCACGCTGCAGCCCTTCGAGGTGAACCACGGCAGCATCGAGGCGCTCGGCTTCCGCATCGCCGACGTGGCCTACCTGCCCGACGTGCTGCGCATCCCCGAGGATGCCTGGGCGCATCTGCAGGGTCTCGACTGCTGGATCCTCGACGCGCTGCGCCGCAGCCCGCACCCGAGCCACGCCCATCTCGATCTCGCGCTGGAGTGGATCGCGCGCGCGCAGCCGAAGCGCGCCGTGCTCACCAACATGCACATCGACCTCGACTACGACGCCGTCGCCGCCGAGACGCCCGAGCACATCCAGCCGGCCTTTGACGGGCTGGTCCTGCGTCATGCGCTCTGAGGCAGGCCCCGCGCCACGGCCTCACACCACCGGACATACGCCCGCCACCGGCCCGCGCGAGTGCCGAACGGTGCCGCGCCGGGACGGGGGCGCGCCCTCGCACCGGCGCGCCCCCGGCGACGCGCGCAGCGCGGCGCAATCCCTATCGTTTCTTCGCAGCCTGGATAGACGCACGCCATGCAGGCCCTGATCGACATCATCCTGCCGGTGTTCCTCGTGATCGGCGCCGGTTACCTCGCAAGCTGGCGCGGGCTGCTGCCCGACAACGCCGTCGACGGGCTCATGGGGTTCACCCAGACCATCGCCATTCCCTGCCTGCTGTTCCGGGCGATCTGGCAGCTCGACCTCGGCGAGAACTTCGCGCCACCGCTGCTGATTTCCTTCTACGCCGGGGCCACCGCCGGGTTTGCCGCCGGCCTCATCGGCGCGCGGGTGCTGTTCAAGCGTGACTGGGAAGACGCCGTCGCCATCGGCTTCGCCTGCCTGTTCTCGAAC belongs to Salipiger profundus and includes:
- a CDS encoding MBL fold metallo-hydrolase, which translates into the protein MTELRFTILGCGSSGGVPRLGGLWGDCDPENPKNSRRRCSLLVEREGHDGTTRVLIDTTPDMRAQLLDAGIGHLDAVVWTHSHADHTHGLDDLRQIVFNRRERLPVWADGDTQNSLLSRFAYAFVQPEGSPYPPILDMHTIGTAPFTIEGAGGPITLQPFEVNHGSIEALGFRIADVAYLPDVLRIPEDAWAHLQGLDCWILDALRRSPHPSHAHLDLALEWIARAQPKRAVLTNMHIDLDYDAVAAETPEHIQPAFDGLVLRHAL